A single window of Methylobacterium nodulans ORS 2060 DNA harbors:
- a CDS encoding DUF6941 family protein — protein sequence MSTTGPFVRAALLADDVRTEVTGKHIIIGTYGSDIGVPQFPAGLRFRLILVIEFGDHKKYELKVRLLGPSGDEFAKFDAELEVEKPRTTQVIPTIGFAIPFSSEGSFRVECFEEGEWKSVGIWNVAKADIPVPQLGA from the coding sequence ATGAGCACCACAGGCCCATTTGTGCGCGCGGCTCTATTGGCCGATGACGTTAGAACCGAAGTTACTGGCAAGCACATCATTATAGGAACTTATGGTTCCGATATAGGTGTGCCTCAGTTTCCGGCCGGGTTGCGTTTTAGGCTGATCCTAGTCATAGAATTTGGCGATCATAAGAAATATGAACTTAAAGTCAGACTGTTAGGGCCATCTGGGGACGAATTTGCAAAATTTGATGCCGAATTGGAAGTGGAAAAGCCTCGAACGACTCAGGTGATACCGACAATTGGATTTGCTATTCCGTTTTCTTCAGAAGGATCCTTTAGGGTCGAGTGCTTTGAAGAGGGCGAATGGAAATCTGTCGGAATTTGGAACGTTGCAAAAGCTGATATTCCAGTGCCACAATTGGGCGCCTGA
- a CDS encoding helix-turn-helix domain-containing protein: protein MTQFKPTEISKEHEDDLRAEARTAMFFALRSAFKARAEEYNLKAKDLAEALGKDKGYVSRVLNGTSGSIDFETLFVFLEALGYHLPLDPISYEELKGRKVNFDARPTGVKFSLDTNQAVSTSSAKMLSKTDWHVDYDAISGTNEQSIQLSGGVKFKFLEDAR, encoded by the coding sequence ATGACACAGTTTAAGCCGACCGAAATTAGCAAAGAACATGAGGACGACCTCAGAGCAGAGGCGCGTACGGCGATGTTTTTTGCGCTTCGATCGGCTTTTAAGGCGCGGGCCGAGGAATATAACTTGAAAGCGAAGGACCTTGCCGAAGCTTTGGGCAAGGACAAGGGATACGTTTCGCGAGTCCTGAACGGCACCAGCGGCTCTATTGATTTCGAGACGCTGTTTGTCTTTTTGGAGGCGCTCGGGTATCACCTTCCTCTCGATCCGATATCGTATGAAGAGCTAAAAGGCAGGAAGGTTAATTTTGACGCCAGACCAACAGGTGTTAAATTTAGCCTTGATACCAACCAAGCAGTTTCGACCAGTTCGGCGAAAATGTTGTCGAAAACTGATTGGCATGTAGATTATGATGCGATCAGCGGCACTAATGAGCAATCTATTCAACTGTCTGGCGGCGTCAAATTCAAGTTTCTAGAGGATGCACGATGA